In Stomoxys calcitrans chromosome 2, idStoCalc2.1, whole genome shotgun sequence, the following proteins share a genomic window:
- the LOC106090453 gene encoding A-kinase anchor protein 17A, producing the protein MMNIQTIEHVADCVPLYLPHSLYLKPLAKLNISVALPLNKMGKSISNLDIMEKLSQALKPDKFLVLKVSKTTVDFIRFEAELDERSRLRSCINRLDGISLKISGFHESFRVRVSEAKDEFPTRHDWDSFFRDAHKMDEMKAGERPDTIHLTHLPIKWFCPRHMENDDNVKPSEGIFKRIFEKFGCIRCVDIPICDPYRNKMNADINGMKTFGFEQEVLFEAYVQFDEYVGFVRAMDEFRGMKLVRKFIDKTQAINIGVTFDTTKHLSDAQIQRRERVRKHIIAKAKAEEEDLEKKKKMELQKLEEKRLKEEQEKLAELERQREREEKRKEKHLKKIQEKGSIEISQKIRVEERKLMIAQRKLESIRILEQLFSRIKLKYLAKHGSTSSQKYQMEMARDTMRERLVEKYKIATEKLLSDQQKLVDDIKNKTPLMGLLKTKKEKETTVALAKVGNSAEAVPAMPNPAIAAVAAANAAAAGNPFKTIAALGANYNTEAATEWMKSLSMFPYGNMTALFPGLTSMYRPPSFPVSVNYRGFAPRIRGRGRGRGGRGRGYEGQSSSSHYNKYHYNHDDRDRRYDDEDDDDGGGRGSYHKSYSRGRRYSRSRSRSRSRDRRSRSRSRSRSRSRSRSRTRSRSRDRRSRSRSRSRSRSRHRHYSKRSRSRSRSRSYSRSESRSRSRSRGKSRDDKNRSKSSRSKTPTQLRPPEKVNRKLVSTRRSRSTSHESRSRSRSRTHSKRSWSRRDNSRDRRSSPAPRKVVIETDELVKSAEIIKSTIEKDMQERMRNEKREIKETFNKRHKDVLAHNANVAVNNMSAASNVDSGHATSEHSANESAQDKNSSRDEHEEREERDGDRRSRRDRYQSSSSEQRHSSQRRNSDREHSATQHNSSSDRHRHSRHNSTTENHSKHQSSERSSRRRSSERSSRHRKSSERSNANHKSPPTMSHKTSSRNLRLISLDRSPSC; encoded by the exons atgatgaatatccAGACCATAGAACATGTGGCCGACTGTGTGCCGCTGTATTTGCCGCACAGCCTTTACCTCAAGCCTTTGGCCAAGTTGAATATATCGGTGGCTTTGCCACTTAACAAAATGGGCAAGTCCATATCAAATTTAGACATCATGGAGAAGCTAAGCCAAGCTCTTAAGCCCGACAAGTTTCTGGTGCTCAAG GTCTCGAAGACCACCGTTGATTTTATACGCTTCGAGGCCGAATTGGATGAGCGCTCTCGTTTGAGGTCTTGCATAAATCGTTTGGATGGCATATCCTTGAAAATCTCGGGATTCCATGAAAGTTTTCGTGTTCGAGTTTCGGAAGCCAAAGATGAATTTCCCACGCGTCACGATTGGGATTCGTTTTTTCGCGATGCCCATAAAATGGATGAAATGAAGGCGGGCGAGAGACCCGACACCATACACTTAACACATTTGCCCATCAAATGGTTTTGCCCGCGCCACATGGAGAATGATGACAATGTCAAGCCATCGGAAGGCATCTTCAAAAGAATATTTGAGAAATTTGGCTGCATACGTTGTGTGGATATACCGATTTGTGATCCGTATCGCAACAAAATGAATGCCGACATCAATGGCATGAAAACCTTTGGTTTTGAGCAGGAGGTCCTCTTTGAAGC TTATGTACAATTTGATGAATATGTTGGCTTCGTTCGGGCCATGGATGAGTTTCGTGGCATGAAATTGGTGCGTAAATTTATCGACAAGACACAAGCCATTAACATTGGCGTCACTTTCGATACGACCAAACATTTAAGTGATGCTCAAATTCAAAGGCGAGAAAGAGTGCGAAAACATATCATAGCCAAGGCTAAAGCCGAGGAAGAGGATCtggagaaaaagaagaaaatggaattgcaaaaattggaagaaaaaag GCTTAAAGAAGAACAAGAAAAACTTGCTGAATTGGAACGGCAAAGAGAACGCGAAGAGAAACGCAAAGAGAAACACCTGAAAAAGATCCAGGAAAAGGGTTCCATAGAGATATCGCAAAAGATACGAGTCGAGGAGAGGAAACTGATGATAGCCCAAAGGAAATTGGAAAGTATCCGAATATTGGAGCAGCTCTTCAGTCGCATAAAG CTAAAATATCTGGCCAAACATGGTTCGACTTCGTCACAAAAATACCAAATGGAAATGGCTCGTGATACAATGCGTGAACGTTTGGTGGAGAAATATAAGATAGCCACCGAAAAGTTGTTGAGTGATCAGCAAAAGCTTGTGgatgatattaaaaataaaacacctttAATGGGTTTGTTAAAAACCAAAAAGGAAAAGGAGACCACTGTGGCACTAGCGAAAGTGGGCAATAGTGCTGAGGCTGTACCCGCCATGCCCAATCCTGCAATTGCTGCTGTGGCTGCCGCCAATGCAGCTGCTGCTGGCAATCCTTTCAAAACCATTGCTGCCTTGGGAGCCAACTATAATACGGAAGCGGCCACTGAATGGATGAAGTCATTGTCCATGTTTCCCTATGGAAATATGACAGCCTTATTTCCTGGTCTCACTTCCATGTATCGTCCACCCTCATTTCCAGTCTCGGTAAATTATCGTGGCTTTGCTCCACGTATACGTGGACGCGGCCGGGGTCGTGGTGGTCGCGGACGTGGCTATGAGGGACAATCCTCTTCGTCCCATTACAACAAATACCATTATAACCATGATGATAGAGATCGTCGCTacgatgatgaagatgatgatgatggtggcggAAGGGGTAGCTATCATAAATCCTATTCGAGAGGAAG ACGTTATTCGCGCTCACGTTCTCGATCCCGGTCAAGAGATCGACGAAGTCGTTCCAGATCCCGATCCCGATCTAGATCCAGGTCAAGATCTCGCACTCGTTCAAGATCACGTGATCGTCGTAGCCGATCCCGATCCCGTTCTCGCTCACGTTCTCGTCACCGTCATTACTCGAAACGTTCGCGATCTAGATCACGTTCCAGATCCTATTCAAGATCGGAAAGCAGATCACGTTCTCGTTCACGTGGCAAATCTAGAGATGACAAAAATCGCAGCAAATCTTCACGTTCTAAAACTCCCACACAGCTCAGACCGCCAGAGAAGGTAAACAGAAAGTTGGTTTCAACCAGACGTTCACGTTCTACATCCCACGAATCTAGATCGCGATCGCGTTCTCGAACCCACTCAAAAAGATCTTGGTCTCGACGTGACAACAGCAGGGATAGGCGTTCTTCGCCAGCCCCCCGCAAAGTGGTCATCGAAACCGATGAACTGGTAAAGTCGGCGGAGATAATCAAAAGTACCATCGAAAAAGATATGCAGGAACGTATGCGCAATGAGAAACGTGAAATCAAGGAAACCTTCAATAAACGCCATAAAGATGTACTGGCGCACAATGCCAATGTGGCCGTGAACAATATGTCGGCAGCTTCCAATGTTGACAGTGGCCATGCCACTTCCGAACACTCAGCCAATGAATCGGCTCAAGATAAAAATTCGTCCAGGGATGAGCATGAGGAACGCGAAGAACGAGACGGCGACAGAAGATCAAGGCGTGACAGATATCAATCGTCGTCCTCCGAGCAACGCCATAGCTCACAAAGGCGCAATTCCGATAGAGAACATTCAGCAACACAACACAATTCTTCATCGGATCGGCATCGCCATTCGCGTCACAATTCCACCACGGAAAACCACTCTAAACATCAGTCTTCGGAGCGCAGCTCTAGACGCAGATCCTCAGAGCGTAGTTCAAGGCATCGTAAATCCTCAGAACGCAGCAATGCAAATCACAAATCTCCACCCACTATGAGTCATAAAACTTCAAGTCGTAATTTGAGACTTATTTCTTTGGATCGCAGTCCTAGTTGTTAA